A genomic stretch from Halorubrum salinarum includes:
- a CDS encoding DUF302 domain-containing protein produces MSYTIQTKIDGEFDDVVDATNAALKDEGFGVLCDIDIQATLKEKLGEEFRQYRILGACNPPLAYEGLSVETELGALLPCNVIVYENDDGVIVVSAVDPEQLVGIADNDALDSVATEVSERFDRVLAAVTDEFGSASEA; encoded by the coding sequence ATGAGTTACACAATACAAACCAAGATTGATGGAGAGTTCGACGATGTCGTCGACGCAACGAATGCCGCGCTCAAAGACGAGGGATTCGGTGTTCTCTGTGACATCGACATTCAGGCGACGCTCAAGGAGAAACTCGGTGAGGAGTTCCGCCAGTATCGCATCCTCGGTGCGTGCAATCCTCCGCTGGCATACGAAGGGTTGAGTGTAGAAACTGAACTCGGTGCGCTCTTGCCCTGTAACGTCATCGTCTACGAGAACGATGACGGCGTCATCGTGGTGAGTGCGGTCGACCCGGAACAGTTAGTCGGGATCGCTGATAACGACGCGCTTGACTCCGTCGCGACCGAGGTCAGCGAACGATTCGACCGCGTACTGGCAGCCGTAACTGACGAGTTCGGATCCGCATCGGAGGCCTGA
- a CDS encoding SHOCT domain-containing protein, with protein sequence MTHYTNTLGRTTRRIAILAVPLLIVATGTAAAHGGGGYGGGMMGSGGWGVFSGGMGLWSFLWMGLLIVVPLYLVYSLLNRDSERSDSRPLSVLRERYARGELSDEEFERRRKQLE encoded by the coding sequence ATGACACACTACACCAACACTCTCGGGCGGACGACTCGTCGAATCGCAATACTAGCGGTTCCGCTGTTGATTGTAGCAACGGGCACCGCAGCGGCTCACGGTGGTGGAGGCTACGGCGGCGGTATGATGGGTAGCGGCGGTTGGGGGGTCTTCAGCGGTGGAATGGGCCTCTGGAGCTTCCTTTGGATGGGGCTCCTAATCGTCGTCCCGCTCTATCTCGTCTACTCACTCCTCAACAGAGATTCTGAGAGGAGTGATAGTCGGCCGCTTTCGGTTCTTCGTGAGCGTTACGCTCGCGGTGAACTCTCCGATGAAGAGTTCGAACGTCGACGAAAGCAACTCGAGTAG